The following coding sequences are from one Epilithonimonas vandammei window:
- a CDS encoding IS4 family transposase: MSVFKDHKISLKQVLDFIPEALLSHLSATTKVDYYSKVLHGKKMFYLLLFCIFDNEKLSQRTLEDTFNSSGFKALFGLGEKEKVRRSSISERLSKIDPNYFKEIYEQMYGRFSQLYDKAEIEKYNLIRVDSTIVADTCSKLKEGIDQKSGKKLVKFSFSFDGVLPSGAEVFTGQKYSAEDNALPEAILKQVKKEEHHGNIYVIDRGLQSVRVMKEFEEKSVKFIVRSKENRKFEEVESYLTSQGLERWDDWRVLKDSKVKLYTGIPVQNKRGNVHHREEKVETDFRLVVIRNEKTKKEFWFLTNEFELTSKEIADYYRKRWDIEVFFRFLKQELNLSHLVSLNKNGIEVMVYMTMIASMLLLIYKKANALGYKTAKRRIAMELRDMITEILIIFAGGDPGKVFKT, encoded by the coding sequence ATGTCAGTATTTAAAGACCACAAGATTTCTCTTAAACAAGTTTTGGATTTTATTCCCGAAGCTCTTTTGAGCCATCTTTCTGCAACCACGAAGGTGGACTATTACAGCAAGGTGCTTCATGGCAAGAAAATGTTCTACCTTTTGCTTTTCTGTATCTTCGACAATGAAAAACTAAGCCAGAGAACTCTTGAAGATACATTTAACAGCAGCGGCTTCAAAGCACTTTTCGGTTTGGGCGAGAAAGAAAAAGTACGCAGAAGCTCCATCTCGGAGAGGCTCTCCAAAATTGACCCTAATTATTTCAAAGAAATCTACGAGCAGATGTACGGAAGATTTTCGCAACTCTACGATAAAGCCGAGATAGAGAAATACAACCTTATCCGGGTGGACAGTACTATTGTCGCCGATACCTGCTCAAAACTCAAGGAAGGCATCGACCAGAAAAGCGGTAAAAAATTGGTGAAGTTTAGTTTTTCTTTTGATGGTGTTCTGCCTTCGGGAGCAGAGGTTTTTACCGGACAGAAATATTCTGCAGAAGACAATGCGCTGCCGGAAGCCATCCTAAAGCAGGTAAAAAAGGAAGAACATCACGGTAATATTTATGTTATCGACAGGGGTTTGCAGTCGGTAAGGGTGATGAAGGAATTTGAAGAAAAGTCGGTAAAATTCATTGTCCGTTCTAAAGAAAACCGCAAGTTTGAAGAAGTCGAATCCTATCTCACTTCGCAAGGTTTGGAGAGATGGGATGACTGGAGAGTCTTGAAAGACAGTAAAGTAAAACTCTACACCGGAATCCCGGTACAAAACAAGCGTGGAAACGTGCATCACCGCGAAGAAAAAGTAGAAACTGATTTTCGATTGGTGGTAATCCGTAACGAAAAAACAAAGAAAGAGTTTTGGTTTTTAACCAACGAGTTTGAACTCACCAGCAAGGAAATTGCTGACTATTACCGCAAACGCTGGGATATTGAAGTTTTCTTCAGATTCCTAAAGCAGGAACTCAATCTGAGCCATTTGGTCTCGCTCAACAAAAATGGCATCGAAGTGATGGTATACATGACGATGATTGCCTCAATGCTTTTGCTGATTTACAAAAAAGCCAACGCTTTAGGCTACAAAACCGCAAAAAGGCGCATTGCCATGGAACTTCGCGATATGATTACCGAAATACTTATCATTTTTGCAGGCGGAGACCCCGGAAAGGTATTCAAAACTTAG
- a CDS encoding 3-hydroxyacyl-CoA dehydrogenase family protein gives MKNIVVIGAGTMGNGIAHTFAQSGFAVSLVDVNQNSLDKAIQTITTNLDRIIAKGNLTEEEKAKTLANITTFTDLKEAAPNSDLIVEAATENLDLKLKIFTQIDELAPENCILATNTSSISITQIAAATKRPEKVIGMHFMNPVPIMKLVEIIKGYSTSKETFDEIFELSKTLGKVPTEVNDYPGFVANRILMPMINEAIETLYNGVAGVEEIDTVMKLGMAHPMGPLQLADFIGLDVCLAILNVMYDGFKNPKYAPNPLLVNMVMAGKKGVKSGEGFYDYSESKKAEKVSKMFLK, from the coding sequence ATGAAAAACATTGTTGTAATAGGCGCCGGAACTATGGGAAACGGGATTGCCCATACTTTTGCTCAAAGTGGATTTGCAGTAAGTTTGGTAGATGTCAATCAAAACAGTTTGGACAAAGCCATCCAAACCATCACTACCAATCTTGATAGAATCATCGCCAAAGGAAACTTGACCGAGGAAGAAAAAGCAAAAACCCTCGCAAACATTACAACATTTACAGATTTAAAAGAGGCAGCACCCAATTCTGATCTAATCGTAGAAGCAGCCACGGAAAATCTGGATTTGAAACTGAAAATATTTACTCAGATTGATGAGTTGGCGCCGGAAAACTGTATTCTAGCAACTAATACATCGTCTATCTCAATTACTCAAATTGCAGCTGCAACCAAGCGTCCGGAAAAAGTCATCGGAATGCACTTTATGAATCCGGTTCCGATTATGAAACTGGTAGAAATCATCAAAGGCTACTCCACTTCCAAAGAAACATTTGATGAGATTTTTGAATTGAGCAAAACCTTAGGAAAAGTTCCAACAGAAGTGAATGATTATCCCGGATTTGTAGCCAACAGAATTCTGATGCCGATGATCAACGAAGCTATCGAAACACTTTACAACGGTGTAGCTGGTGTTGAGGAAATTGATACGGTGATGAAACTCGGAATGGCGCATCCAATGGGACCTTTGCAATTGGCAGATTTTATAGGTCTTGATGTTTGCCTTGCTATTTTGAACGTAATGTACGATGGTTTTAAAAATCCGAAATATGCTCCGAATCCACTTCTCGTCAATATGGTAATGGCAGGCAAAAAAGGGGTGAAATCTGGTGAAGGTTTCTATGATTATTCCGAAAGTAAAAAGGCAGAGAAAGTATCTAAAATGTTTTTAAAATAA
- a CDS encoding DNA adenine methylase — protein MNYIGSKNKLSDFIKKNVYQVVGKDLSNKIFCDLFAGTGIVGRNFKAESKKIISNDFEFYSYVLNRNYIGNHQKIEFEKLIEELNSIEGKSGFVSEEYSENGKSERLYFSEDNGKKIDATRKEIEKWKSSKKINEDQYYFLLCSLLEAADKVANTASVYGAFLKQIKKSAQKKLELVPSNFEITENQHEVYNEDANELIKKIEGDILYLDPPYNARQYGANYHLLNTIAKYDNFSPKGKTGLRNYQKSKYCSKIEVSKSFENLIENAQFQHIFLSYNNEGLMTESEIRNILSKFGKYDIFTTEYQRFRADKEENRNHKASGTTEYLYYLNKD, from the coding sequence ATGAATTACATCGGTTCCAAAAATAAACTTTCGGATTTCATCAAAAAAAATGTTTACCAGGTTGTTGGTAAAGATTTAAGCAACAAAATATTTTGCGATCTTTTCGCTGGAACCGGAATTGTAGGACGCAATTTCAAAGCGGAAAGTAAGAAAATCATCAGCAACGATTTCGAATTTTACAGCTATGTTCTTAACCGAAATTACATCGGAAATCATCAAAAAATTGAATTCGAAAAATTAATAGAAGAATTGAACTCTATTGAAGGGAAATCTGGTTTTGTCTCAGAAGAATATTCGGAAAATGGGAAATCGGAAAGGCTTTATTTCTCGGAAGACAATGGAAAAAAAATTGATGCCACCCGAAAAGAGATAGAAAAATGGAAATCTTCAAAAAAAATCAATGAAGATCAATACTATTTTCTGCTTTGTTCACTGTTGGAAGCTGCTGATAAGGTTGCCAACACCGCTTCGGTTTATGGTGCTTTTCTCAAACAAATAAAAAAATCTGCCCAGAAAAAACTAGAATTAGTTCCATCTAATTTTGAAATAACGGAAAACCAACACGAGGTTTACAATGAAGATGCCAACGAATTAATCAAAAAAATCGAAGGCGATATTCTCTATCTCGATCCGCCTTACAACGCGCGACAGTACGGCGCAAACTATCATCTTCTGAACACGATTGCGAAATATGACAATTTTTCTCCAAAAGGCAAAACGGGATTGAGGAATTATCAAAAATCAAAATACTGCAGCAAAATTGAAGTTTCAAAAAGCTTCGAAAACCTCATCGAAAATGCTCAATTTCAGCATATTTTTCTAAGCTATAACAACGAAGGATTGATGACAGAAAGTGAAATTAGAAATATACTTTCAAAATTCGGGAAATATGATATATTTACAACCGAGTATCAGCGTTTCCGTGCAGACAAGGAAGAAAACAGAAATCATAAAGCTTCTGGAACGACGGAATATCTTTATTATCTTAATAAAGACTAA
- a CDS encoding Gfo/Idh/MocA family oxidoreductase: MIKAGLVGAGHLGKIHLRLLNQSDKYELVGFHDKDAENGRKLAAEFGYKYFENFEDLLNKIDMLDIVTPTVYHYDYAMKAIEKGIHFFIEKPVTQTLEQAEEILYKCREFGIKAQVGHVERYNPAFIGAKDYIQNPMFIEIHRLAEFNPRGTDVSVVLDLMIHDLDILLSLVKSKVKEIHASGVSVVSKTPDICNARIEFENGCVANLTTSRISMKAMRKSRFFQQDAYISVDFLEKKAEVIRMKPAPENPSDFDMIIENAEGEKNQILFEYPNIQPNNAILDELESFANAIEYDVPVQVSLEDGTEALKVALEIVRLIQK, translated from the coding sequence ATGATAAAAGCAGGACTTGTAGGCGCTGGACATCTCGGGAAAATCCATTTGAGATTACTGAATCAATCTGATAAATACGAACTCGTTGGTTTCCACGATAAAGATGCAGAAAACGGACGAAAACTAGCAGCAGAATTTGGTTATAAATATTTTGAGAATTTCGAAGATTTGTTAAATAAAATCGATATGCTGGATATTGTTACACCAACTGTTTATCACTACGATTATGCAATGAAAGCGATTGAAAAAGGAATCCACTTTTTCATCGAAAAACCTGTGACACAAACTCTGGAACAAGCGGAGGAAATTCTTTACAAATGCAGAGAATTCGGAATCAAAGCGCAAGTTGGGCACGTGGAAAGATATAATCCGGCTTTCATTGGAGCGAAAGATTATATTCAGAATCCTATGTTTATCGAGATTCACAGATTAGCGGAGTTCAATCCGAGAGGAACGGATGTTTCTGTGGTTTTGGATTTGATGATTCACGATTTGGATATTTTGTTGAGTTTGGTAAAGTCCAAAGTAAAAGAAATCCACGCCAGCGGTGTTTCCGTTGTGAGCAAAACACCAGACATTTGCAACGCCAGAATTGAGTTTGAAAATGGTTGTGTGGCTAACTTGACAACTTCCAGAATATCGATGAAAGCAATGCGAAAATCGAGATTTTTCCAACAAGACGCGTATATTTCTGTGGATTTCTTGGAGAAAAAGGCAGAAGTTATCAGAATGAAACCTGCGCCAGAAAACCCATCTGACTTTGATATGATTATCGAAAATGCAGAAGGTGAGAAAAACCAGATTCTTTTTGAATATCCTAACATTCAGCCTAACAATGCAATCTTAGATGAATTAGAAAGTTTCGCCAATGCAATCGAATATGATGTCCCTGTTCAGGTTTCTTTGGAAGATGGAACGGAAGCTTTGAAGGTGGCGCTGGAGATTGTGAGGTTGATCCAGAAATAA
- a CDS encoding Gfo/Idh/MocA family oxidoreductase yields the protein MRQIKTALLAYGGSGKLFHAPFLEVNDGFELIGAYERSKKNIRTDYPNVKSFDSLEEVLESDAELIVVNTPIDTHFEFTKKVLEAGKHALVEKAFTTTSDEAEELRKLAKEKNLKLCVYQNRRYDSDFRTVKKVLEENYLGDIVEAEIRFERYNPRLSPKAWKENGNPGASILMDLGSHVIDQALTLFGNPEKVFADIRKTRDNTLIDDYFDILLYYPDKRVRLKASFFVKEMTPSYVFHGKKGSFLKHRADIQEDELKLGKIPNRDNWGTEPEEKTGLLVYNDRVVNFPTFQGNYLDFYDDLYNAIVNDKKVPVTAKQAYHTMKVIDAAKDSSEKGCTVDL from the coding sequence ATGAGACAAATAAAGACTGCTTTGTTGGCTTATGGCGGTTCTGGAAAATTGTTCCACGCACCTTTTCTTGAAGTTAACGATGGATTTGAATTGATAGGCGCTTACGAACGAAGCAAAAAAAATATACGAACCGATTATCCAAACGTTAAAAGTTTTGATTCTTTGGAAGAAGTTTTGGAAAGTGATGCAGAATTAATTGTTGTTAATACGCCAATCGATACACATTTCGAATTCACAAAGAAAGTTTTAGAAGCCGGAAAACACGCTTTGGTAGAAAAGGCTTTTACTACGACTTCTGATGAAGCTGAAGAATTGCGCAAATTGGCTAAAGAAAAAAATCTGAAACTTTGCGTCTATCAAAACCGACGCTATGACAGCGATTTCCGTACTGTAAAAAAAGTTTTGGAAGAAAATTATCTTGGGGATATTGTGGAAGCAGAAATTAGATTTGAAAGATATAATCCGCGACTAAGCCCAAAAGCTTGGAAAGAAAATGGAAATCCTGGCGCGAGTATCTTAATGGATTTGGGCTCACACGTGATTGACCAAGCTTTGACATTATTCGGAAATCCCGAGAAAGTTTTTGCTGACATTAGAAAAACTAGAGATAATACCTTGATTGATGATTATTTTGATATTCTGCTATATTATCCTGACAAACGTGTGAGGTTGAAAGCCAGTTTTTTTGTAAAAGAAATGACGCCTTCTTATGTTTTTCACGGAAAAAAAGGAAGTTTCCTGAAACACAGAGCGGACATCCAAGAAGATGAATTGAAATTAGGCAAAATTCCGAATCGTGACAATTGGGGAACCGAACCTGAAGAAAAAACAGGACTTTTGGTTTATAATGACAGAGTTGTCAACTTCCCAACCTTCCAAGGGAATTATCTGGATTTCTACGATGATCTTTACAATGCGATTGTGAATGATAAAAAAGTTCCAGTAACTGCAAAACAAGCTTACCATACAATGAAAGTGATTGACGCAGCGAAAGATAGTTCCGAGAAAGGTTGTACTGTTGATTTGTAA
- a CDS encoding SDR family oxidoreductase, whose translation MLDNQTFLITGIADENSLAMKTAEKILANNGKVVCTGLGVTPFHKNLSEKAESFLNKNYEDFENACKKVLGNDVYTAPLDVTLPESLSHFADDLKTKNIALNGFLHAIAMDKTIRNKSVKPMLEVTAEEFNDTMNVSAFSLVTLCHALLANGVLQNGASIVSLSYIAAEKVSFFPYINMSIAKAALERLTIEMAYELGKKYGIRANAIRFSPYMGSKAGNATLKVEDVERANRISPLGNALPEDLAHEIVHLFRKETRITGEIRHVDGGFHIMG comes from the coding sequence ATGTTAGATAATCAAACGTTTCTAATTACTGGAATTGCAGATGAAAATTCTCTCGCAATGAAAACCGCTGAAAAAATTCTTGCGAACAACGGCAAAGTGGTTTGTACAGGTTTGGGCGTAACGCCATTTCATAAAAATCTTTCCGAAAAAGCAGAATCTTTTCTCAATAAAAACTACGAAGACTTCGAAAATGCTTGTAAAAAAGTGTTGGGAAATGATGTTTACACAGCGCCTTTGGATGTGACTTTACCAGAAAGTTTAAGTCATTTTGCAGATGATTTAAAAACAAAAAATATTGCGCTGAACGGTTTTCTTCACGCTATTGCAATGGACAAAACCATTAGAAATAAATCTGTAAAACCAATGTTGGAAGTAACTGCTGAAGAATTCAATGATACGATGAATGTTTCTGCGTTTTCGTTGGTTACGCTTTGTCACGCTTTACTTGCAAACGGGGTTTTACAAAACGGTGCTTCGATTGTTTCATTAAGTTATATCGCGGCGGAGAAAGTTTCATTTTTCCCTTACATCAATATGAGCATCGCAAAAGCAGCGCTTGAAAGATTAACGATTGAAATGGCTTATGAACTCGGGAAAAAATATGGAATCCGTGCTAATGCCATTAGATTCTCGCCTTATATGGGAAGCAAAGCCGGAAATGCTACTTTGAAAGTTGAAGATGTGGAAAGAGCGAACAGAATCAGTCCGTTAGGGAATGCTTTACCAGAAGATTTAGCGCACGAGATTGTTCATCTTTTCCGAAAAGAAACCCGAATCACAGGAGAAATTCGTCACGTGGATGGAGGATTTCATATTATGGGATAA
- a CDS encoding 3-oxoacyl-ACP synthase III family protein yields MQKTRAYIKGTGSYVPPKILKNDFFEKVGSSDEWIFKNLGIRERRIAEGEVTSDLAYKAGLRALENTDITPKDIDLIIVATSTPDRQAPSTACFVQEKMEAAQAVAFDISAVCSGGLYGIAIGCQFIETGMYKNVLVIGADTFSTITDWERKDSVFFGDGAGAVLLSATTEDKGFFDFKLHADGTGKYHFNIPAGGSEMPASEETLKQRLHYFQMNGKEVFETATRVLPETINEILEANKLTSDNVDWVIPHQPSIRILQETARKTNIPFEKVMTNMDKYANTSGGTIPIVLDETFKSGRVKDGNLLLFAAVGSGWTWGTALYKA; encoded by the coding sequence ATGCAGAAAACAAGAGCTTACATCAAAGGAACCGGTTCATATGTTCCGCCAAAAATTTTAAAGAATGATTTTTTCGAAAAAGTAGGTTCATCTGACGAATGGATTTTTAAAAATCTCGGAATCAGAGAACGCCGAATTGCTGAAGGTGAAGTAACAAGTGATTTAGCTTACAAAGCCGGATTGCGCGCTTTGGAAAACACAGACATTACACCAAAAGACATCGACCTGATTATTGTTGCCACTTCCACTCCGGACAGACAAGCGCCATCTACAGCGTGTTTTGTACAGGAAAAAATGGAAGCAGCTCAAGCGGTTGCTTTCGATATTTCTGCGGTTTGTTCAGGTGGACTGTATGGCATTGCGATTGGTTGTCAGTTCATTGAAACCGGAATGTATAAAAATGTATTGGTTATCGGCGCTGATACTTTCTCCACAATTACGGACTGGGAAAGAAAAGATTCGGTTTTCTTTGGCGACGGTGCAGGTGCGGTTTTGTTATCCGCTACTACTGAAGACAAAGGCTTTTTCGATTTCAAATTACACGCAGACGGAACAGGAAAATACCATTTCAATATTCCGGCAGGTGGCTCAGAGATGCCAGCTTCTGAAGAAACATTAAAACAAAGACTTCATTATTTCCAAATGAATGGCAAAGAAGTTTTCGAAACGGCAACTAGAGTTTTGCCAGAAACCATTAATGAAATCTTAGAAGCCAACAAACTGACTTCCGATAATGTAGATTGGGTCATTCCTCATCAGCCAAGTATCAGAATTTTGCAAGAAACGGCTAGAAAAACCAATATCCCATTCGAAAAAGTAATGACGAATATGGACAAGTATGCCAACACTTCTGGCGGCACAATCCCCATTGTTTTAGACGAAACATTCAAAAGCGGTCGTGTAAAAGATGGAAATCTTTTATTGTTTGCTGCGGTTGGTTCTGGCTGGACCTGGGGAACTGCACTTTATAAAGCTTAA
- a CDS encoding protein-L-isoaspartate(D-aspartate) O-methyltransferase, whose translation MRDTYVHKGKRKQLIDYLHQKIGISDSFVLNAMNEVPRHLFIESVFEDYAYEDRAFPIAAKQTISHPSTVAEQTELLEVNEGEKILEIGTGCGYQTAVLIKMNALVYTVERQKDLYDFSSKILRELNMRPKFQSFGDGFAGLPTFAPFDKVLVTCGAEILPTELLKQLKVGGKMVIPLGKTDEQILYRFTKISDTQFEKEEFGVYKFVPMLQNKSH comes from the coding sequence ATGAGAGATACTTACGTTCACAAAGGCAAAAGAAAACAATTAATCGATTATCTGCATCAGAAAATAGGGATTAGTGATTCTTTTGTTTTGAATGCGATGAACGAAGTTCCGAGACATCTTTTCATTGAAAGTGTTTTTGAAGATTACGCTTATGAAGATCGTGCTTTTCCGATTGCGGCAAAACAGACGATTTCTCATCCGTCAACTGTTGCTGAACAAACTGAATTGTTGGAAGTGAATGAAGGTGAAAAAATATTAGAAATCGGAACAGGATGCGGTTATCAGACTGCTGTTCTTATCAAGATGAACGCTTTGGTTTACACCGTGGAACGGCAAAAAGATCTGTATGATTTTTCAAGTAAAATTTTAAGGGAACTAAACATGAGACCAAAGTTTCAAAGCTTTGGTGATGGATTCGCAGGATTGCCTACGTTTGCCCCATTTGATAAAGTTTTGGTGACCTGCGGTGCGGAAATTCTTCCAACGGAACTATTGAAACAACTGAAAGTGGGTGGGAAAATGGTAATCCCTTTAGGAAAAACAGATGAACAGATTCTTTACAGATTCACTAAAATTTCTGATACGCAGTTTGAGAAAGAAGAATTCGGGGTTTACAAATTCGTTCCGATGCTGCAAAATAAATCACATTGA
- the mazG gene encoding nucleoside triphosphate pyrophosphohydrolase has translation MNTRQEKMEAFGRLLDIMDDLREKCPWDQKQTFETLRHLTLEETYELSDALLNEDLQEIKKELGDVLLHLVFYAKIGSEKQSFDIADVINSLNDKLIFRHPHIYGDTVAEDEETVKQNWEKLKLKEGNKSVLSGVPKGLPPIIKAYRIQDKVKGIGFEFASADEAWEKVREELQEFHQETDRDKKEIELGDVFFSLINYARISGLNADTALEKTNAKFISRFQKMEEIAINKNFVLADLNVIEMDKLWEEAKLSEK, from the coding sequence ATGAATACTCGACAGGAAAAAATGGAGGCTTTTGGAAGGCTTCTCGATATAATGGATGATCTTCGGGAAAAGTGTCCGTGGGACCAGAAACAGACTTTTGAAACCTTGCGTCATCTCACTTTGGAAGAAACTTACGAATTGTCTGATGCGCTTCTGAATGAGGATTTGCAGGAAATCAAAAAAGAGCTGGGCGATGTGTTGTTGCATCTGGTTTTTTACGCGAAAATTGGTTCGGAAAAACAAAGTTTTGATATAGCTGATGTTATCAATTCTCTGAATGACAAACTGATTTTCCGTCATCCGCACATCTATGGTGATACTGTGGCAGAAGATGAAGAAACCGTAAAACAGAACTGGGAAAAACTGAAGCTGAAAGAGGGTAACAAATCTGTGCTTTCTGGCGTTCCAAAAGGTTTACCTCCGATAATCAAAGCTTACAGAATCCAAGATAAAGTGAAAGGAATTGGCTTCGAATTTGCTTCTGCTGATGAAGCTTGGGAGAAAGTGCGAGAAGAATTGCAGGAATTTCATCAAGAGACTGATAGGGATAAAAAAGAAATAGAGTTGGGAGACGTTTTTTTCTCTTTGATTAATTACGCCAGAATTTCCGGACTAAATGCGGACACGGCTTTGGAAAAAACCAATGCGAAATTCATTTCCAGGTTTCAGAAAATGGAGGAAATTGCCATCAATAAAAACTTTGTTTTGGCTGATTTGAATGTAATTGAAATGGACAAACTCTGGGAAGAAGCCAAGCTTTCTGAAAAATAA
- a CDS encoding LemA family protein gives MKGKGCIVLIVIVALIAIVGFWAVGVRNSFVGQEQNVNAKWSNVETVYQKRANLIPNLERTVKSYAKFEQETLTKVVEARSKATSINIDPTNMTEADMAKFQAAQGELSGALSRLMAVVESYPNLKADQQYINFQREYTAIENSIRSETVYYNDAAKEYNTNIKTFPNNVIANFFNFKEKPYFKAEAGAEKAPSVFSE, from the coding sequence ATGAAAGGTAAAGGTTGTATTGTATTAATTGTAATCGTTGCATTAATTGCAATTGTCGGATTTTGGGCAGTTGGAGTTAGAAACAGTTTTGTAGGACAGGAACAGAACGTGAATGCGAAATGGTCTAACGTAGAAACAGTTTATCAGAAAAGAGCGAACCTGATTCCCAATCTGGAAAGAACGGTTAAGTCTTATGCAAAATTTGAGCAGGAAACTTTGACAAAGGTTGTTGAGGCAAGGTCAAAAGCGACTTCTATCAACATAGATCCGACTAATATGACGGAAGCAGATATGGCGAAATTCCAAGCTGCACAAGGCGAGTTGAGCGGTGCGCTTAGCAGATTGATGGCTGTTGTAGAAAGCTATCCAAACCTGAAAGCAGACCAGCAGTACATCAACTTTCAAAGAGAATATACAGCAATTGAGAACAGCATCCGTTCAGAAACAGTTTACTATAATGATGCTGCTAAAGAATATAATACCAACATCAAAACGTTCCCGAATAACGTGATTGCCAACTTCTTTAACTTCAAGGAAAAACCATATTTTAAAGCTGAAGCTGGCGCAGAAAAAGCTCCAAGCGTATTTTCAGAATAA
- a CDS encoding TPM domain-containing protein, with translation MNQFLTDTEMASLVEAIKIAEDHSSGEIRVHIDSTAEDDFAKKAFAIFRSLDMHHTKERNAVLFYVNFEQHYLTIIGDEGIHKKVKQQFWDTLHDEMTSQFAQENYCEGLKEAILKTGLELKKYFPVDGENINELSNDISFS, from the coding sequence ATGAATCAATTTCTTACAGATACAGAGATGGCTTCCCTGGTGGAGGCCATCAAAATAGCTGAAGACCACTCTTCCGGCGAGATCCGTGTGCATATTGATTCCACGGCCGAAGATGATTTTGCCAAAAAAGCGTTTGCCATTTTTCGTTCGCTGGATATGCATCACACCAAAGAAAGAAATGCTGTTCTGTTTTATGTCAATTTTGAACAGCATTATCTGACAATTATTGGCGACGAAGGTATTCACAAAAAAGTAAAGCAGCAGTTCTGGGACACTCTTCACGATGAAATGACCTCTCAATTTGCGCAAGAAAATTATTGTGAAGGTCTGAAGGAAGCGATTCTGAAAACAGGGCTCGAACTGAAAAAATATTTCCCTGTAGATGGGGAAAATATCAATGAATTATCCAATGATATCAGCTTTTCATAA
- a CDS encoding TPM domain-containing protein, whose product MGKISMNYPMISAFHKLYKHPDKDLGSYSALRSRYPKSQGYFQNYFGMSSTQVGLREYEVSESRFAFFTKLVFVLLLALGLLAKAQLVPEKPAVLYPVYDKAGLLSESEKDALNQKLIKFADSTSTEIQVIILPTTGGEDVNYLATMYGEKWGIGQKGVDNGVVFLIATEDHTMSIQQGRAVEQYLTASVAGQILDYLVTPAFKKGEFYNGIDRGTSAIMEAVQGKFKPIVKKQKNDGGINIGSVILIVIIIIILFSIINKNGGNGWGNNDDDDVILSRRGSRRYRGGFFPFPGSFGGGGFGGGSSGGGGFGGFGGGGSFGGGGASGGW is encoded by the coding sequence ATGGGGAAAATATCAATGAATTATCCAATGATATCAGCTTTTCATAAACTATACAAACATCCGGACAAAGATCTGGGCAGCTATTCCGCCCTCCGTTCCCGCTATCCCAAAAGCCAAGGCTATTTCCAAAACTATTTTGGGATGAGCTCCACTCAGGTCGGGCTGCGAGAATATGAGGTTTCAGAATCCCGTTTCGCATTTTTTACAAAATTGGTCTTTGTATTATTGTTGGCATTGGGCTTATTGGCGAAAGCGCAATTAGTGCCGGAAAAACCAGCCGTACTTTATCCAGTTTATGACAAAGCAGGTTTGCTTTCAGAATCCGAAAAGGATGCGCTGAATCAAAAACTCATCAAATTCGCCGATTCCACTTCGACAGAAATTCAGGTCATTATTCTGCCCACAACTGGTGGTGAAGATGTCAATTATCTGGCAACAATGTACGGTGAGAAGTGGGGAATTGGGCAAAAAGGTGTCGATAATGGTGTCGTTTTCCTCATTGCAACCGAAGATCACACGATGTCTATCCAGCAGGGCAGAGCTGTTGAGCAATATTTGACTGCTTCTGTAGCTGGGCAGATTTTAGATTATCTGGTAACGCCGGCTTTCAAAAAAGGCGAATTTTACAATGGAATAGACAGAGGAACTTCGGCCATTATGGAAGCGGTTCAGGGGAAATTCAAACCTATTGTCAAGAAACAAAAAAATGATGGAGGAATCAACATCGGATCTGTGATTCTGATTGTCATTATCATCATTATTCTTTTCAGTATTATCAATAAAAATGGAGGAAATGGCTGGGGTAATAATGACGATGACGATGTGATCTTATCAAGACGCGGAAGTCGCAGATACCGTGGCGGATTTTTTCCATTTCCAGGAAGTTTCGGCGGTGGTGGATTTGGTGGCGGAAGCAGCGGCGGCGGTGGCTTTGGAGGCTTTGGCGGAGGCGGAAGTTTTGGCGGCGGTGGCGCTTCTGGTGGCTGGTAG